The following coding sequences lie in one Arachis hypogaea cultivar Tifrunner chromosome 4, arahy.Tifrunner.gnm2.J5K5, whole genome shotgun sequence genomic window:
- the LOC112744853 gene encoding aquaporin TIP1-3-like, whose product MAVQRIAIGSPGEAAQPDAIRAAFAEFFSLLIFVFAGDGSGMAYNKLTNNGPATPSGLVAASLSHAFGLIAAVSVGANVSGDHVNPVTFGNFIGGNITLLRSILYWIAQLLGSVLACILLKFAAGGMETTGFSLSSSVSEWNALVFEIVMTFGLVYTVYGTAVDPKKGNVGIVAPIAIGFIVGANILVGDAFDGALMNPAVSFGPAVVNWSWTHHWVYWVGPSIGAAIAAIMYDNIFIGDGQEPLSSSDY is encoded by the exons ATGGCAGTCCAAAGAATTGCAATTGGGTCTCCTGGAGAGGCTGCTCAGCCTGATGCAATTAGAGCAGCATTTGCAGAATTCTTCTCattgcttatttttgtttttgctgGTGATGGCTCTGGCATGGCTTATA ATAAACTAACAAACAATGGACCAGCAACACCATCTGGCCTGGTAGCTGCATCATTGTCCCATGCATTTGGTCTTATTGCGGCTGTCTCTGTTGGTGCAAACGTTTCTGGTGACCATGTGAACCCTGTTACTTTTGGTAACTTCATTGGAGGAAACATAACCCTTTTGAGGAGCATTTTGTATTGGATTGCACAGTTGCTTGGTTCAGTTCTTGCTTGCATTCTTCTCAAGTTTGCTGCTGGAGGAATG GAAACAACAGGTTTCTCATTATCCTCTAGTGTGTCAGAATGGAATGCATTGGTGTTTGAAATAGTGATGACATTTGGGTTAGTGTACACAGTTTATGGCACAGCAGTGGATCCAAAGAAAGGAAATGTGGGAATTGTAGCCCCAATTGCAATTGGATTCATTGTGGGTGCAAACATCTTAGTAGGTGATGCATTTGATGGTGCATTAATGAATCCAGCAGTGTCATTTGGTCCTGCTGTTGTTAATTGGTCATGGACTCATCATTGGGTGTATTGGGTTGGCCCCTCCATTGGTGCTGCCATTGCTGCCATTATGTATGATAATATCTTCATTGGTGATGGTCAGGAACCCCTTTCAAGCAGTGACTACTAG